The sequence GGGCATACCGCAAGTTAATTAATTCCTCTTCATGGCAGTTCCATCTTCAACAGCACtacaataaaatgaaaacactgTTAGTTTCAAACAAGACTTAGGAAAATATAACACTTACAAAtcctaaagaaaattttgctaATAACAAAGAATTGGAGtgacaaatcaaatgaaataacgTAATggtaaagtttaaaaaaattacttatttCTCTACGTTAGCAAAATACCTATCGAAATTCCTTGCTTCACTTCTATATCATTAAACGTACATGCAACGCTTCTAAACCCGTGGCTAAAGCATCAacatacaaacaaaattttatcaGTAATACACGGACACATATAATGCGCCTAGATATTTGGTGCTTCGATAGTTTCATAGATTAAAAGCAATTTTCATGTTAAGACGTATGTTGCTTACAAGGAATACATAGTACACAATAAATATTAACATATATTTAGACGCACAAATGTAGTCAAAACTACTGAATGATCATCcgttttgaataaaatttacGCTTAATCGCCATTCACAAAGTATAAGTGTAGCGGAATCCCCAAGAAATCAAATTATCCGATTCTTGTTAACAAAACATCCCTCCTTAACTTTaataatatgtatatataataCATATAATATTAATTTTATCACCTATGGGACCATTTTCTGAAAATCTCTGTACAATGAACATCTACGTACATGGAATAACTTTTATCTATAAAATTACCGAAGCACTGtttataattttaaatgctgaaaaacattgaaaagcaTATTTTTTTGGTAAAGTTGTAAATTATTCGCTTTCAATGGAAATCAGCCCAGGACATACCTCAAGCAAATTCAAAACCTCAAAAGTGAAAACTCGAATCATTTAGAAAATACTCCACCCTAATTCACTTTGATGTCCGATGAAATTTTGGATGGTTGCAGAAAACCCCAAGTACCGCTAAATTCGAAGATGTGTGAAAACGGTAAATTTGTgctctgaaaaagaaaaaattagatTCTATTAGAAccagaaatattaaaaatgatttattttacatttttacaaCTTTCATTACCATATAAGGTAAGAAAATAGCCACTTTAAAAAGCATTCTTACCAGCAAGTTGATCTTCACTATATCCAGTCTTTGAAAAACAAGTAAATAGTGAAACAATAGCTGATCCTTTTAACAATAAACGAGATTTCCaattgtaattttaaaaaattgacaaTTACCATATTTCGAAGTAAACTTACACAGGACTTCAGTCAGACAGTTGCACACCCAAACGAACGCACAAGCAAAATGTGTTGAAATTATGGGAAAGTGATGTCAAAAGACTTTGACGCCATCTAGGAGCCGTTTATTATATCTCTCAAcaagtttaaaattttaagtacTAAATTAATGGCCGCTACGACTGCTGCAAgaatttcttcgtttttagTTATAAACATAACATGGCATAAGTTTTAACCGTCTTGGTCACTATTTACCTTTCTGTGTTGTTAACCGTTTaggtaattttgattttgtattCCTAATTCCATCAACAGCTATGTCAAATATACTTGCTGTTGATggataaatagaaaatgtaaataataagTATCTTATCCATTAAGGAAGAGAAGGAGAGACCGATTGAAGTGGCAAGTATCAATATGATAATGGTGCAATGCAATTTGCATGCCTAAGTTAGTAATTTATGCTTGGCGTTCCAATCTACAGTTGGTTGAATGACCCAACAGCTATCTTCCTAGATTAGCtaactttcttcttttgtaagtattaatttttgtgtttcctttcgtttcattttcaaatcagCACATGTGAATCTGTCCGTAAAAGGGTTTGAAAGAGCCAACAAACATTCAAAATGAGAATCAATTCATTAACTATCAGTTTTTAACCAACTATCAGTTAACAATATAATGTTTATTGATCGAAGTTTACAGAGAAGATGAGAACCCACCAGCAAACCTTCATGACTTGACAACATGACCAATCTCACACCACAAGAAATGGCAACCATATTTGAGCTAGATTTAGATATTTgtgctttcttctttcccctAAAAAATGTAAGCTCATTTTAGCTATCTATTCTTATCATTGcatattttgaataaaaaagttcaaaaaacagaaaagacatgaacacaaaaaaggaattacGATACCTAAGACTAAACCATAGCTAGAAAAGAGATATGGACAGCCAGAGATCACATTTGAACAGTACAAGACACTTACTGATCAATACATCAATTCAATACCATTCCACTTTGTTTCTACTTAAGTAAGATATCTTTAATATTAACAGTTAATGAAACCAATTCACCCAACGATAAATTAGACCCAGCTacgaataaataagaaaaaaatggaaattaataACGACATTAAAGCACGATTGGAATATTACCTCTCTTCATCGCATTCACTGCTGAGATGCTTATGTTGGGCGTCTTCAATAATCTGCTGAGCCGGCCGTCGAAAGAAGACAGATGTGCAGAATGCACGGAAAACATTCACACGGCAACTTAAAACCATTTCAATGACAGGAAGTCTCAGAGACTCTCCCATCCTCACAGCTGTTAAACCCccaacaaacaaattgtttgaaGTAATACAATAGCAGCATTTAAAACAATACATACCTTTCCTGTTTTTGAGTCACAATTCCAACATCATTAAACAACCTCTCAGTTCCATTCCACCTACTATCATGCACGATCCGAGTAGTCATTGTATATGTATAGCAGATGCAAATTCCCAGAACAATCATTCAATCCACCAACGAACAATAGGTCATTAATCTCAAttctcgaattttttttccattttctctcaTCTTCGAAAGTTATTTTAGGttaaaacattcaaaacgACGTCTAATGAAAAGGAATGCGTTACTAAATATATTGTACTTTTACACGTCAAATTACGTTCTCTTGATGCTGAAATCCTGAACTACCCTATCTTACCGAACCGTTCCCCGCCAGGCCAGCAGCGGATTCTGGGTAAGAACGTATTGACGGCTTTATAGGATAAAGTGACAAACCTCTAATCCAGTTCCCGTGACCCTCTGTTCCTGGGTAACTCGCCGAGCCGCCGGTTGTAGGAAGCCCCGACTCAATTTCCACAAGAGAAAGGACAAGGAACCCATGTGACGAGAGGAAGGGAgaaacatctaaaaaaaaaaaaaaaagatttcattttCCCGAACTTTTCCCCAGATGGACTTTACGTTACACCATTACTTTAAGGTTATGCACATAGTTTTCAGATACTTTTCCTCACATGAACAAATCCGCCAGATACTTGCCTCCCAGAAAGCCTAAAATGGCGAGCAGCACTAAAGTGAAAACAGACCACGGAAAGACGGGTTGCAGGCAAGAAACGATCCATCATAGGGCAAGCCACCAACacctagtaaaaaaaaaactgaatgatGAAAACGACAGGCAAtgaataggaaagaaaatgaatgagaaATAAGTTGAGAAAGGAAGAATAAGGTCCAACCAAAGTAAGAAGAGCGTTGGTTACGTGCGTTTCCGCCACTAATAGATACGGATGTTCCTTAAATTCGAATCGCCGTGAATTACGTGCACGGAATTCACCAACTCAAAGAGCTGTCATCCTCTCCTTTCAAAGAACTCgggtgaagaaaacaaacttcCCAGCATACTGTGGTTTGCCTTTTACttcctttcactttcttccAACGTGTAGACATTCGTACCCGTTCAATTGGGTCCAATTAGTAATCGGAACACGTTGGCGAAGTCCCACGGCGATAAAGACACACATGTTctagaaaaggaaattttgtAGTGAATAGCGTTATAACGGAAACTTTAGCTCAACAAGCAAGATAATACCACTGGGCGAGAAACTAACTCCCATTCTCGGACCGAAAAGCAGCAAGCGGACGATTTTGGATAAAGTTTCCCACGACGAGAATCTGAAATGAACGCTTTACTTTATAGTAGCTTTTTGTTTGAAGGAATAGGAAACTTCTTACCCGTGTGAATTTCCCATTTACTGAAGCAGGGTTAAGTTAATACGCAGGTAGAGTAGACAAGTTCAGGAGCAAACACCTGCTTTTATTGATGAACAGTCTAAAAACGATATTGGAAATTAACATCttagaacaaacaaacacgtCATCTCAAATGAACATACCAGAAACACAAGGGTAGAAAAGATCTCAATCCACTATTCCAGCCAACGATAATGGTGATTCAGGGGGAGGATGACCTGAACTAATAGAAATATTGCTTATTATAGTGCAACAAAAGTATCCAATTTCCTTGTGATAATGATCTTGCTCCATTACATATAATTATACCAATAATCCCAGATTAGTGCTAATAGAAACCATTTTGCGTTTAATAAGTTTTAGGCGGGAAGACGATCACAGCAAAGGGAATTGCTTTCTGCCCAagtcattttgaaaattaagatATGATTAACTATCGGCTTTAAAATTCATAAATGATACTACACTTAAGCAAAACCTGAAACCTTTAACATAAAATATTACCGAACAATTTTCCTGATTCCAAAGTGGGGAATCCGAAAGTCGCTTTTACCGGATCTGGACAATGACCATAACACGTGCCATACGGCGGTGAGTTGTAGTTCTACACTAATAGTTCAATGCTCTCGCTAGCTAAGCAACTAACCGCGCCGGATGTCGCCATTTTGGGCTATTTAGAAGGAATGGTAAAATGTTGCCAAATATCAGcgaatatttgtttcatttttattacttttacaaaatatcttcaaTACGTGTAAATTAATATTTATCTACTGTATAAAACTTTGTAAATCCAACGCCATAAAAACATCCTGATTTACGTACAAGAtcgttaaaacttaaaaatctgACAGCGTCGAGTATGGCTAGTATGTGATTTACGATGCCAAACTTGTCAACAAATCTTGTGAATCCGAAAGATGAATTGAATATTCATCTGAATTAAAAGTAGGGATTTTGCCCTCGAAGAACGGTACTTTCCACAGACTGACCTCAGCATATTAGGACTTTGCTGGACACGAAGGCTTCATTTGAGCAGTTTAACCTTTTTTGGTATTTGTAATCGTCACTCAGAGGGAgtaaataaacaattaacCGTTAAAGAACAACGGGTTTGCAGAGATTTGAACCACTGACTTTTAGCTTTTGAAGCACATGCTTCACCAAGTAGCTAACTGCGAAATTTCATAAATGTTATTCTATTACATCATCGGTCGGGACGGATTTGACGGATATTCGAGAAACACTTTTTCTGGATTCACTACaatcatttaaatgttttaagaCATACACtcaatatttcaaaatatttttattactacCAGCTTAGATGTATAATTGCTACATATTTTCCCACACTACAACCGTGTTTGGCTCAGTAGAATCAGATCACCGTAACGTGCATTCAACAGTAACATGAAATGGTAACAAACTGTTTACCCAGGAGCTTGGTGATAAGACATTTAACAGCGtgcgttaaaaaaacataacacttaaaaaaaaaaagaaatttcaaattctATTGACCATAACTATactttaaaaattctattttattattaatgaCAATTAGTTCATCCATCGTATGGTCATCTAGAGTTAATTTAGATTCCTCCGAATCAGTGCCTTCTAGATCGATACATGTTTTaatgacattttttattgttacatGCAAACTGTTAACAGTATCCCGATCAAGGATCTGTCTTTTCTCCATTTCGCTGAATACACTGATAATGCCGTGTACCATTGCGTCAACATTATCCTTCAATCCATCTATAAACTTGATGACGTTTTTATTAGGAACTCTTCCGTTGAATTCTTTGCCAATAGCTCGTTGCACTATCGCAATGGTTTTACTGATGCCCATGGATTTCGCTTTGTGTGTCTCCAACGCTAATTCCGTATTCCCATTTACCAAACACTCAACAATCAATTTGATACTAACAATTGAATGTGCGAGTCGTTCttcttgaaatttttccaaaatctcttgcatttttttttctatttcgtgaTAACTTTTCTTTAACTTATCGATCTCCTCTTGAAATTtctgatcaaatttttttttttcattttccattaATGAATTCAATCGACGAACTTCGCCTTCGTAAGCTGCTTTTAATTCCTCGTAGCGTTGATCTGTAACCTCTTCTGACGCGTTCAAGCAGCGAAAAGCATGTTTCACACCATTAATATTTCTAATAATGGATTCAATTATCTGATTGCAATATTCAGGCGAACCAGG comes from Daphnia carinata strain CSIRO-1 chromosome 2, CSIRO_AGI_Dcar_HiC_V3, whole genome shotgun sequence and encodes:
- the LOC130699605 gene encoding uncharacterized protein LOC130699605 encodes the protein MAYMVSNTASNLKVFWSFSNRHRLAKFWLVTIALFVTRPLLISTSPLTDGPGKLTDAIMIEVDADFDRFVDQIKGLVSAVATGTSSGDKAARLRKRDASSGQLLSVSEAIKHIAQGSDFPFEAPNSCSLTENELNNINNLLESLGSGEVRSNLTCEVKEDKLSVFSLPGSPEYCNQIIESIIRNINGVKHAFRCLNASEEVTDQRYEELKAAYEGEVRRLNSLMENEKKKFDQKFQEEIDKLKKSYHEIEKKMQEILEKFQEERLAHSIVSIKLIVECLVNGNTELALETHKAKSMGISKTIAIVQRAIGKEFNGRVPNKNVIKFIDGLKDNVDAMVHGIISVFSEMEKRQILDRDTVNSLHVTIKNVIKTCIDLEGTDSEESKLTLDDHTMDELIVINNKIEFLKYSYGQ